In Pelosinus sp. UFO1, one genomic interval encodes:
- a CDS encoding MotE family protein, with product MAEKVKIDNKIKKTDSKLEKPKKRAGLIFKMLLIGVVLLIVAGAGFALGIYLKIFDIEGLTKSLKLNEYPVIGQYFPQPKTNFEPVELEQENPELALTPASPQVVPPVVMPDVSSVKGKVDDTELQKQAKIKQQEEAKRISKLARLYGGMKPDEAVGILNKLDDNTVLDILSKMEDEQVSKIMALLDPSRAANLTQAMLRGKNIN from the coding sequence ATGGCAGAAAAAGTGAAGATTGATAATAAAATAAAAAAAACGGATAGTAAACTTGAAAAACCTAAAAAAAGAGCGGGTCTGATTTTTAAAATGCTACTTATTGGGGTTGTTTTGCTAATCGTTGCTGGTGCTGGTTTTGCATTGGGAATCTATTTAAAGATATTTGATATAGAAGGACTAACAAAAAGTTTGAAACTAAATGAATATCCAGTTATTGGTCAGTATTTTCCTCAGCCCAAGACTAATTTTGAACCTGTTGAATTAGAGCAGGAGAATCCTGAGTTAGCACTAACACCTGCTAGTCCCCAAGTTGTTCCACCAGTGGTGATGCCGGACGTTTCTAGTGTGAAAGGGAAAGTAGATGATACCGAATTGCAAAAACAAGCTAAAATAAAGCAACAAGAAGAAGCCAAACGCATTTCTAAGTTAGCTAGGTTGTATGGTGGCATGAAACCTGATGAAGCAGTAGGTATTTTGAATAAGCTAGATGATAATACGGTATTGGACATTTTGAGTAAAATGGAAGATGAACAAGTCTCAAAAATTATGGCATTACTTGATCCTAGTAGGGCAGCAAATTTAACACAAGCCATGCTTAGAGGCAAAAACATAAATTAG